A stretch of the Haloarchaeobius salinus genome encodes the following:
- a CDS encoding pyridoxal-phosphate-dependent aminotransferase family protein: MQMTPGPTAVPPRVRERMSDPMPNPDVEDAFVELYDGVCENLGRVYGTDDDVIVMGGEGILGLEAAIASTVAPGDDVLCISNGLYGDGFADFVESYGGNPTLVGAEYTAPLDLAGVEAALEVGEYELATMVHCETPTGTLNDIEPVLELLDDHGVLSVVDAVSSLGGAPVPSEHIDINLGASQKAFSSPPGLTTVAVSDRAWEVATERDPDSLYTNLLPWRDTSEMFPYTHLVANVAALDESLTSLFDEGLESVYERHERVAAHCRERANELELELYPDEERSAPTVTALHLPGRAEAIQAELADEHDVVLSTGLGDLADDILRVGHMGYNAEIEKVDHVMDALASVLEA; this comes from the coding sequence ATGCAGATGACACCCGGCCCGACGGCGGTTCCGCCGCGGGTGCGTGAGCGGATGAGCGACCCGATGCCGAACCCGGACGTCGAGGACGCGTTCGTCGAACTCTACGACGGCGTCTGCGAGAATCTCGGGCGTGTGTACGGTACCGACGACGACGTCATCGTGATGGGTGGCGAGGGGATCCTCGGGCTGGAGGCGGCTATCGCGTCGACCGTCGCGCCCGGTGACGACGTGCTGTGCATCTCGAACGGTCTCTACGGCGACGGTTTCGCGGATTTCGTCGAGAGCTACGGTGGGAACCCGACGCTCGTCGGTGCCGAGTACACGGCCCCGCTCGACCTGGCGGGTGTCGAGGCCGCGCTCGAAGTCGGCGAGTACGAGCTCGCGACGATGGTCCACTGCGAGACCCCGACCGGGACCCTCAACGACATCGAACCGGTGCTCGAACTGCTGGACGACCACGGCGTGCTCTCGGTCGTCGACGCGGTCTCCTCGCTCGGCGGAGCGCCGGTACCGAGCGAACACATCGACATCAACCTCGGGGCATCCCAGAAGGCGTTCAGCTCGCCACCGGGACTGACGACGGTCGCGGTGAGCGACCGTGCGTGGGAGGTGGCGACCGAACGGGACCCCGACTCGCTGTACACGAACCTGCTCCCCTGGCGTGACACGAGCGAGATGTTCCCCTACACGCACCTCGTGGCGAACGTCGCAGCCCTCGACGAATCGCTCACGTCGCTGTTCGATGAGGGTCTCGAGTCCGTCTACGAGCGTCACGAGCGCGTGGCCGCACACTGCCGCGAGCGCGCGAACGAACTCGAGCTCGAGCTGTACCCGGACGAGGAACGCAGCGCACCGACGGTCACCGCACTGCACCTTCCCGGGCGGGCCGAGGCGATTCAGGCGGAGCTCGCGGACGAGCACGACGTCGTCCTCTCGACCGGACTCGGCGACCTCGCGGACGACATCCTCCGGGTCGGGCACATGGGCTACAACGCGGAGATCGAGAAGGTCGACCACGTGATGGACGCGCTGGCGTCGGTCCTCGAGGCGTAG
- a CDS encoding universal stress protein: protein MYDTILLPFDGSDSASEVLHHAGEIAHWADATIQLLYVADTTRDSVTVIEGQTVDVLEREGEDIVEEGAEILETLGVSYETDIVQGNPAPTIADYAERYDQDLIVMPTHGREGLSRFLAGSVSEKVVRLSPVPVLSVRMQPDELLEFPYESLLVPTDGSSAAAYAADHLVELAASLDATLHVLSVVDDSALGADIRSTVSGRESEQAADDAIETVVSAAEDRGLTDIVTTVEHGQPDEGILDYIESNEVHAVGMGTTGRRGTDRILLGSVAEKTVRSAPVPVMTVAEPE from the coding sequence ATGTACGATACGATACTCCTCCCGTTCGACGGAAGCGACAGCGCATCCGAGGTGCTGCACCACGCCGGTGAGATCGCCCACTGGGCCGACGCCACCATCCAGTTGCTCTACGTCGCCGACACGACACGCGACAGCGTCACCGTCATCGAGGGGCAGACCGTCGACGTGCTCGAACGGGAGGGCGAGGATATCGTCGAGGAGGGCGCAGAGATACTGGAGACGTTGGGAGTATCGTACGAGACCGATATCGTCCAGGGGAACCCGGCTCCGACGATCGCCGACTACGCCGAGCGGTACGACCAGGACCTCATCGTGATGCCGACCCACGGACGCGAGGGGCTCTCACGCTTCCTCGCCGGAAGCGTCTCCGAGAAGGTCGTCCGGCTCTCCCCGGTTCCCGTCCTCTCCGTCCGCATGCAGCCCGACGAATTGCTCGAGTTCCCCTACGAGAGCCTCCTCGTCCCGACGGACGGGAGCTCCGCCGCGGCGTACGCCGCCGACCATCTCGTCGAACTCGCAGCGTCGCTCGATGCCACCCTCCACGTCCTCTCGGTCGTCGACGACTCCGCCCTCGGAGCCGACATCCGGTCGACAGTCTCCGGAAGGGAGAGCGAACAGGCCGCTGACGACGCCATCGAGACAGTCGTCTCGGCGGCCGAGGACCGAGGACTGACGGACATCGTCACCACAGTCGAACACGGGCAGCCCGACGAGGGTATCCTCGACTACATCGAATCCAACGAGGTCCACGCCGTCGGGATGGGAACGACCGGTCGACGGGGGACGGACCGCATCCTGCTCGGCAGCGTCGCCGAGAAGACCGTCCGCTCCGCACCGGTCCCCGTGATGACCGTCGCAGAACCGGAGTGA
- a CDS encoding sulfite exporter TauE/SafE family protein, whose protein sequence is MMELMGVGVDLLLLFTGFGLLIGILFGFFGMGGSFLVTPALLVMGYEPNVAVGSGLAFVFGTSVIATLKHRDLGQVDYKLGILMIAGTTAGIEVGKVGLEYLQHIGLAGTVVSVAYVLLLGGIGVFVTREALKGGGGGGVDHDAEGEIDADDIPDIAKKIQSYRVPPMMKLRGGVRVSLWLILVVAFATGLLSGFLGVGGGFIRMPALFYLIGVPVPVAVGTDLFEIVFSGGLGSFLYAQSGAVDLSIVVPLLAGSALGARLGAAATSLVNEDDIKVYFGVMLLLGAIAVAVREIGGVLEMPILDTVSLVIILGAALLVSGAVTYSAIHELRKEEAASSPAAPAGD, encoded by the coding sequence ATGATGGAGCTGATGGGAGTGGGCGTGGACCTGCTCCTGCTGTTCACCGGCTTCGGCCTGCTCATCGGCATCCTGTTCGGCTTCTTCGGCATGGGTGGGTCGTTCCTCGTCACGCCCGCGCTGCTTGTGATGGGGTACGAGCCCAACGTCGCGGTCGGGTCCGGCCTGGCGTTCGTGTTCGGGACCTCGGTCATCGCGACCCTGAAACACCGAGACCTCGGCCAGGTCGACTACAAGCTCGGCATCCTGATGATCGCCGGCACCACGGCCGGCATCGAGGTCGGGAAGGTCGGGCTCGAGTACCTGCAGCACATCGGGCTCGCCGGCACGGTCGTCAGCGTCGCCTACGTCCTCCTGCTCGGCGGCATCGGTGTGTTCGTCACGCGCGAGGCGCTGAAGGGCGGTGGTGGCGGTGGCGTCGACCACGACGCGGAGGGCGAGATCGATGCGGACGACATCCCCGACATCGCGAAGAAGATCCAGTCCTACCGCGTGCCGCCGATGATGAAGCTGCGAGGCGGCGTCAGGGTCTCGCTCTGGCTCATCCTTGTCGTGGCGTTCGCCACCGGGCTGCTCTCCGGGTTCCTCGGCGTCGGTGGGGGCTTCATCCGGATGCCCGCGCTGTTCTATCTCATCGGGGTCCCCGTCCCCGTCGCGGTCGGGACGGACCTGTTCGAGATCGTCTTCTCGGGCGGTCTCGGCAGCTTCCTCTACGCGCAGTCGGGCGCGGTCGACCTGAGCATCGTCGTCCCGCTGCTCGCCGGTAGTGCCCTCGGTGCGCGCCTCGGTGCGGCTGCGACGAGTCTCGTGAACGAGGACGACATCAAGGTGTACTTCGGTGTCATGCTGTTACTCGGTGCCATCGCGGTCGCAGTCCGCGAGATCGGTGGTGTCCTCGAGATGCCCATCCTCGACACCGTCAGCCTCGTCATCATCCTCGGTGCTGCGCTCCTGGTCAGCGGTGCGGTGACCTACAGCGCCATCCACGAGCTGCGCAAGGAAGAGGCAGCGTCCAGCCCCGCCGCACCAGCCGGCGACTGA
- a CDS encoding MBL fold metallo-hydrolase, producing MDADDFPTPAVEVDEIEPSGLKEQIDAGEDVTILDARMNGDFDEWHIDGENVEIANVPYFHFLEDELEEDILEQVPEGEPLVVLCAKGGASEYVASKLAENGRDVVHLVDGMNGWARIYERVEVSRYDGPGTLYQYQRPSSGCLGYLLVSDGEAAVVDPLRAFTDRYLDDAAELGAELTYAFDTHIHADHISGVRALDDEGVTGVIPEAARQRDVTYIDELVSAEDGDEFAVGDATVETIHTPGHTSGMTSYLLGDSLLATGDGLFVESVARPDLEEGDEGAPDAARLLYETLQTKVLTQDDDVLVGGAHFSDAAEPAEDGTYTAPIGQLREEMDALTMDEADFVETVLADMPPRPANYQDIIATNLGQQSADDDEAFELELGPNNCAASQDALTGD from the coding sequence ATGGATGCAGACGACTTCCCGACACCCGCTGTCGAGGTCGACGAGATCGAACCGAGCGGACTGAAAGAGCAGATCGACGCCGGCGAGGACGTCACCATCCTCGACGCCCGCATGAACGGGGACTTCGACGAGTGGCACATCGACGGTGAGAACGTCGAGATCGCCAACGTCCCGTACTTCCACTTCCTCGAGGACGAGCTCGAGGAGGACATCCTCGAGCAGGTCCCCGAGGGCGAGCCGCTGGTCGTCCTCTGTGCGAAGGGCGGCGCGAGCGAGTACGTCGCCAGCAAGCTCGCCGAGAACGGCCGTGACGTCGTCCACCTGGTCGACGGCATGAACGGCTGGGCTCGCATCTACGAGCGCGTGGAGGTCTCTCGCTACGACGGACCCGGGACGCTCTACCAGTACCAGCGTCCCTCGAGCGGCTGTCTCGGCTACCTGCTCGTCTCCGACGGCGAGGCGGCGGTCGTCGACCCGCTCCGGGCGTTCACCGACCGCTACCTCGACGACGCCGCGGAGCTCGGTGCCGAGCTGACCTACGCGTTCGACACGCACATCCACGCCGACCACATCTCAGGCGTCCGCGCACTCGACGACGAGGGCGTCACCGGTGTCATCCCGGAGGCCGCCCGTCAGCGCGACGTCACCTACATCGACGAGCTCGTCTCCGCCGAGGACGGCGACGAGTTCGCCGTCGGCGATGCGACCGTCGAGACCATCCACACGCCCGGGCACACGAGCGGCATGACCTCGTACCTGCTCGGCGACAGCCTGCTCGCGACCGGCGACGGCCTGTTCGTCGAGAGTGTCGCACGCCCGGACCTCGAGGAAGGCGACGAGGGCGCACCCGACGCCGCACGCCTGCTCTACGAGACGCTCCAGACGAAGGTGCTGACGCAGGACGACGACGTGCTCGTCGGCGGCGCTCACTTCAGCGACGCGGCCGAGCCCGCCGAGGACGGCACCTACACCGCCCCCATCGGCCAGCTCCGCGAGGAGATGGACGCGCTCACGATGGACGAGGCGGACTTCGTCGAGACCGTCCTCGCCGATATGCCGCCCCGCCCGGCCAACTACCAGGACATCATCGCGACGAACCTCGGCCAGCAGTCGGCCGACGACGACGAGGCCTTCGAGCTCGAACTCGGCCCGAACAACTGCGCCGCCAGCCAGGACGCACTGACCGGCGACTGA
- a CDS encoding AIR synthase family protein, which produces MSKLSPDALERYIFSRTGAPNGSLLAGPGYGEDAAAVATDGSPMVVSTDPISLAADRIGTLGVAIASNDVAACGGIPEWLVATIFLPTADEGLLDDVTAQLDAEARRLGISIVGGHTETLAALERPLLSLTCMGPTDRYVPTSGAEPGDAVVLTKGAGIEATAVLATDFRSELEAAGVDAATLESAADFFDDISVLPESAVLAATATAMHDPTEGGVLNGLVELACAAEVRIELDREAVPIRPETAACCAAMDVDPLRVLGSGAMLATVPGDDAEQVVSTLHTEGIDATVVATVDDSPQTDEAGVVFDGSHYTGSVDDEMYGLWE; this is translated from the coding sequence ATGAGCAAACTCTCTCCAGACGCCCTTGAGCGATACATCTTCTCGCGCACTGGCGCGCCGAACGGGTCCCTCCTCGCCGGCCCCGGCTACGGGGAGGATGCAGCAGCCGTCGCGACCGACGGGTCGCCGATGGTCGTCAGCACCGACCCCATCTCCCTGGCCGCGGACCGCATCGGCACGCTCGGCGTCGCGATCGCCAGCAACGACGTCGCCGCCTGCGGGGGGATACCGGAGTGGCTGGTCGCCACCATCTTCCTGCCGACGGCGGACGAGGGCCTGCTCGACGACGTGACCGCACAGCTGGACGCAGAGGCCAGGCGGCTCGGGATCTCCATCGTCGGTGGCCACACGGAGACGCTGGCCGCGCTCGAGCGACCACTCCTGTCGCTCACCTGTATGGGCCCCACCGACCGCTACGTCCCGACCTCCGGGGCCGAGCCCGGCGACGCGGTCGTACTCACGAAGGGGGCCGGAATCGAGGCGACCGCCGTGCTCGCGACCGACTTCCGGAGCGAGCTCGAAGCCGCAGGAGTCGACGCGGCGACACTCGAAAGCGCCGCCGATTTCTTCGACGACATCAGCGTCCTCCCCGAGTCGGCGGTGCTGGCCGCGACCGCGACCGCCATGCACGACCCCACCGAGGGCGGTGTCCTCAACGGCCTCGTCGAGCTGGCCTGTGCCGCCGAGGTCCGGATAGAGCTAGACCGCGAGGCGGTGCCCATCAGACCCGAGACGGCGGCCTGCTGTGCCGCGATGGACGTCGACCCGCTCCGCGTCCTCGGGTCGGGGGCGATGCTCGCGACCGTGCCGGGCGACGATGCCGAGCAGGTCGTCTCGACGCTCCACACCGAGGGTATCGACGCGACGGTCGTGGCGACTGTCGACGACAGTCCCCAGACCGACGAGGCCGGCGTCGTCTTCGACGGAAGCCACTACACCGGGAGTGTGGACGACGAGATGTACGGACTCTGGGAGTGA